A region of Pirellulales bacterium DNA encodes the following proteins:
- a CDS encoding Hpt domain-containing protein — MEHCSEEIDPFALDLEALKERCLGNLALVERVLAKFTKQLDTDLAELERAIQTRDATQAAQVAHRIKGTAGSVAARNLYENAFRAEQRALDMQLAELPRDLERMRCDRTQLLKTIEGMKQRA; from the coding sequence ATGGAACACTGTTCGGAGGAAATCGATCCATTCGCCCTGGATCTGGAGGCGCTCAAAGAACGCTGCCTTGGAAACTTGGCGTTGGTGGAACGCGTACTGGCCAAATTCACCAAGCAACTCGATACCGATTTGGCAGAGTTGGAGCGTGCCATTCAGACCCGAGACGCAACCCAGGCGGCCCAAGTGGCGCATCGCATCAAAGGCACGGCCGGCAGCGTAGCGGCCCGAAATCTGTATGAAAATGCCTTCCGTGCTGAGCAACGCGCGTTGGACATGCAACTGGCGGAACTGCCGCGCGATTTGGAGCGCATGCGATGCGATCGAACACAATTATTGAAAACCATTGAAGGGATGAAGCAGCGCGCGTAG
- a CDS encoding response regulator: MRVLVVDDDPVTSEIIVEDLRQFGYDVVGASDGQEAFDLIRTGQFHLVISDWQMPKMSGLELCREIRKRQWSGYIYVILLTSRSGVENVVCGLNAGADDFLTKPFHPQELRMRLRTGERILALESRDLVIFAMAKLAEFRDKDTGAHLERMREYSRILAEELSHWPKYAHVIDGDYVQLIYLTSPLHDIGKVGVPDSVLLKPGRLSPEEFELMKQHSVLGGETLRAVAEGRSTAQFLVMAQDIALTHHEHYNGHGYPNQLRGEQIPLCGRIVALADVYDALRSKRVYKEAFSHDTARDTIAQESGRQFDPDVVQAFLNCEKDFIAVANRFRDSAPMTLRDNSALVSQVDLGLTDNNNAAPAHDSNLPVGV, from the coding sequence ATGCGAGTTTTAGTGGTCGACGACGATCCGGTGACTTCCGAAATCATCGTGGAAGATTTGCGCCAGTTTGGCTACGACGTGGTCGGCGCATCGGACGGGCAAGAAGCGTTCGACCTGATTCGTACCGGGCAATTTCATCTGGTGATTTCCGACTGGCAAATGCCCAAGATGAGCGGCCTGGAGTTGTGCCGCGAGATTCGCAAGCGCCAATGGAGCGGGTACATTTACGTCATTTTGCTGACTTCGCGCAGCGGAGTGGAAAACGTCGTGTGCGGTCTGAATGCCGGCGCCGACGATTTTTTAACCAAACCCTTCCATCCCCAAGAATTGCGAATGCGGCTACGCACCGGCGAGCGCATTTTGGCGCTGGAAAGCCGCGATTTAGTGATCTTCGCCATGGCCAAACTGGCCGAATTCCGCGACAAAGATACCGGAGCACACCTGGAGCGCATGCGCGAGTACAGCCGGATTCTTGCCGAAGAGCTTTCGCATTGGCCCAAGTACGCCCATGTGATCGACGGTGATTACGTGCAACTGATTTATTTAACCAGTCCTCTGCACGATATTGGCAAGGTGGGCGTGCCCGATTCGGTGTTGCTTAAGCCAGGCCGCCTATCGCCCGAGGAATTCGAATTGATGAAGCAGCACAGTGTGTTGGGTGGAGAGACGTTGAGAGCAGTGGCGGAAGGCCGTTCCACGGCGCAGTTCCTGGTCATGGCGCAAGATATTGCTCTGACACACCACGAACACTACAACGGTCACGGTTATCCAAATCAACTGCGTGGCGAGCAAATTCCGTTGTGCGGCCGCATTGTCGCCCTGGCCGACGTGTACGACGCACTGCGCAGCAAACGGGTGTACAAAGAGGCGTTCAGCCACGATACGGCCCGCGACACCATCGCACAGGAATCGGGGCGGCAGTTTGATCCTGACGTGGTGCAAGCTTTTTTGAATTGCGAAAAAGATTTCATCGCGGTGGCAAATCGCTTTCGGGACAGTGCTCCAATGACCCTTCGCGACAACTCGGCTCTTGTATCGCAGGTCGATTTAGGGCTTACGGACAACAATAACGCCGCCCCTGCGCACGACAGCAATCTGCCCGTCGGCGTGTAA
- a CDS encoding outer membrane protein transport protein, with translation MFRKWAFAIALCTGLITAATAWADGVMLDGVSPRSLSRGGTNLGFADNGGIIFDDPAAMVNIDGQEMVDIGGDALIVSNQFTNSQNPGGAASTTFTPVPQVSMIRKSDDGVWAYGIGLFTPAGFSEKYNMEGPVTLPPGDYEYESFGALVKILPALACRVTDRLSVGATLGMGYSYAELKGPYFAQSLNTPIVLDTHGAGVDLLWSAGVQYQWSDDTTLGVCYQSPSPFTLRGDASVVVPALGGAASHYDSNLHMEWPQSVGIGIRHQLSPCRVIAADVIWYDWQNSFDQFTLNLHDPLNPEFKALAPSITEGFPLDWRDSVSVRVGYEQQLANGMTFRLGYVYHPNPIPDDTLTPFIQATFEDAVTIGLGWKWNCWDVDVGYAHEFSPQLHGSNSAFEVNNGFNGSTSNGQIDAIVLDFIRRY, from the coding sequence ATGTTTCGAAAATGGGCGTTTGCGATCGCGCTCTGCACTGGGTTGATCACGGCTGCAACAGCCTGGGCTGACGGTGTGATGCTGGACGGCGTTTCGCCTCGGTCGTTGTCGCGCGGCGGCACGAATTTGGGATTTGCCGACAACGGCGGCATCATATTTGACGATCCGGCGGCGATGGTGAACATCGATGGCCAGGAAATGGTCGACATCGGCGGCGACGCGCTGATTGTCAGCAATCAATTCACCAATTCTCAAAACCCGGGCGGAGCAGCCAGCACCACGTTCACTCCGGTGCCCCAAGTCAGCATGATTCGAAAGTCCGACGACGGCGTGTGGGCCTACGGAATCGGATTGTTCACGCCGGCGGGGTTCAGCGAAAAGTACAACATGGAAGGCCCGGTTACTTTGCCACCGGGCGACTATGAATACGAATCGTTCGGCGCATTAGTCAAGATCTTGCCAGCTTTGGCTTGCCGCGTGACCGATCGCTTGTCGGTCGGGGCCACATTAGGCATGGGTTACAGTTACGCCGAATTGAAAGGCCCTTACTTTGCGCAAAGCCTGAATACGCCGATTGTGCTCGATACCCACGGAGCAGGCGTCGACCTGCTTTGGTCGGCCGGCGTGCAATACCAATGGTCGGACGACACGACGTTGGGCGTGTGTTATCAAAGCCCTTCTCCATTTACATTGCGCGGCGATGCCAGCGTTGTCGTGCCGGCATTGGGCGGAGCAGCCTCGCATTACGATTCTAATCTCCACATGGAGTGGCCACAGTCGGTCGGCATTGGCATTCGGCATCAATTGAGTCCATGCCGCGTCATTGCCGCCGACGTGATTTGGTATGATTGGCAAAACTCGTTCGACCAGTTCACGTTGAATTTGCACGATCCGTTGAATCCGGAGTTCAAAGCGCTGGCCCCGAGCATTACGGAGGGGTTCCCGCTCGACTGGCGCGATAGCGTGTCGGTGCGAGTGGGCTATGAACAGCAACTCGCCAACGGCATGACGTTTCGTTTGGGATACGTTTATCATCCCAACCCAATTCCCGATGACACCCTAACGCCATTTATTCAGGCCACGTTTGAGGATGCCGTGACGATTGGCTTGGGCTGGAAGTGGAACTGCTGGGACGTCGACGTGGGCTACGCCCACGAGTTTTCGCCGCAATTGCATGGAAGCAATAGCGCTTTTGAAGTCAACAACGGTTTCAACGGCAGCACGAGCAACGGCCAAATCGACGCCATCGTGCTGGATTTCATTCGGCGGTATTAA
- a CDS encoding class I SAM-dependent methyltransferase, which yields MDSKIGAFFSDHVSQFTQELEAFDRQIDSEALPHSDQIVEDLTNCINRSLAVCAEFEKQFSTEDPLLLKDVQRRYREAIWPWFGKSWCMQRALTKPRGYPGDAVLLTAIYDGVAKSRGLGGYLDRYFLNTTLGRAVPARMWEARRFLMEELERRRGRVDVMNVACGSCREYLGGFEPSVERETTFTCIDNDPETLEFAKSKTQVALTKSGITSKFVRYNALRMVASASNIRRFGRSDVIYSVGLCDYIPDEYLIPLLTGWRETLNPGGVVYVAFKDTKLYDKTEYQWLADWYFFQRTTEECRQLFVLAGYDMSGVTVTRDPIGVIINFICRDKAPVAVRIDPAQEQPTAQHVDPVANSENAIVAPSQGHSAPQS from the coding sequence ATGGATTCAAAAATCGGCGCCTTTTTTTCTGATCATGTTTCACAGTTTACCCAAGAGTTGGAGGCCTTTGATCGTCAAATCGATTCCGAGGCTTTACCGCACTCTGATCAAATCGTCGAAGATTTGACGAACTGCATCAACCGTTCGTTGGCGGTCTGCGCAGAGTTTGAAAAGCAATTCTCAACGGAAGATCCGCTATTACTGAAGGACGTGCAGCGGCGTTATCGAGAAGCCATTTGGCCCTGGTTCGGCAAAAGCTGGTGCATGCAACGGGCCTTAACCAAGCCGCGCGGCTATCCCGGCGACGCCGTGCTTCTGACGGCGATTTATGACGGGGTGGCGAAGTCTCGCGGCCTAGGTGGGTATTTGGATCGCTACTTTTTGAACACCACGTTGGGTCGGGCGGTGCCGGCCCGAATGTGGGAAGCACGCCGTTTTCTGATGGAAGAATTGGAGCGCCGGCGCGGCCGGGTTGACGTGATGAACGTGGCTTGCGGATCGTGCCGCGAATATCTGGGCGGGTTCGAACCTTCCGTCGAGCGTGAAACCACGTTCACGTGCATCGACAACGATCCGGAAACGCTGGAGTTCGCCAAATCGAAAACGCAAGTGGCACTGACCAAAAGCGGCATTACGAGTAAATTTGTGCGATACAATGCCTTGCGGATGGTGGCCTCCGCGTCAAATATCCGGCGTTTCGGCCGCAGCGATGTAATTTACAGCGTGGGATTGTGCGATTACATTCCCGATGAATACCTGATTCCACTTTTGACCGGTTGGCGCGAAACGCTCAATCCCGGCGGCGTAGTGTATGTCGCGTTCAAAGACACGAAGCTTTATGATAAAACCGAATACCAATGGCTGGCCGATTGGTATTTCTTCCAGCGCACAACGGAAGAATGCCGGCAATTGTTTGTCTTGGCCGGTTACGACATGAGCGGCGTGACCGTGACTCGCGACCCCATCGGCGTAATCATCAACTTTATTTGCCGCGACAAAGCTCCCGTTGCTGTGCGCATCGACCCTGCCCAAGAGCAACCGACGGCACAGCATGTTGATCCGGTGGCCAATTCGGAAAACGCCATCGTGGCGCCGAGCCAAGGCCATAGCGCGCCGCAGAGTTGA
- a CDS encoding response regulator, giving the protein MTSARENTIDQPQRNAEPRIVGSRFQLRECLSEAHRIRTHAGRSIDDGSEVIVKIIPVDAVHPGSLMRLEHEAAHLQRLQSPWMGSVVYVGREQNELLLVYQRVPGISLRKCLGIRRLTVAEALAVGQALFSALRDMHQHRLLHRGVRPSNVMVPAAPSLTKATLVDFDPAPALRSDEGAAHDPSLEAAWYLSPEQAGSLDQDVTEASDLYSAGVTLFHCLAGRPPFTGNTLGAILYEHMTASVPELRSLGIAVPRALDEVVQRLLRKDPRDRYQSALAVVSDLQAIAMAMERGEAEPALVIGACDVRHTLAEPAFVARATELAALDEQMQRTEGGQAGLILLEGESGGGKTRLLTETTHRATSRGFWVLWGQGTNDVARLPFSLLQGVVEGFLSAVESNPELAPVVRERLGDEAPVVAAALPGLADAFGSTAAFASAPEEAGEVRTLHALTSFLNALGTPERPVLLVLDDCQWADELTYRLIRRWQAQAETEEGHRPVLLLAAFRSEETDEHHPLRRTNPALHLRLSPFETGEIKQLVESMAGPLPAAVIDAVTRLAEGSPFMASAVLRGLVESGTLQHETTGWRVDAQQVDEVQSSRQAAAFLARRLNLLPPDTLRFLSYGAVLGKEFELNVATELTEQTPAQAIAALDVARQRRLIWLRPDGSHCVFVHDKIRSALLDSQEESQLQSLHGRAAKYLQQHAPTRSAEIAYHFDAAGDSRSALPYALQAAEQSRAQYALEIAEQQYRIAERGSSGAIAAVRYQALEKLGEVLMLRGRYDQAGEKLQAAAIAANDSWDEAQVLGKLGELAFKRGDMERAIQNYQRALSSLGRYVPSRWPVLLLLTLKEAVVQILHTCFPRLFVHRFKRLPDEEEQLMLRLLSNLAHGCWYCRSLLHVMWAHLRNLNFAERFLPTLELAQAYAEHAPGLTLVGYLSRARAYAQKSLDIRRTFGDWSGQGQSLHYYGVVLYAGSRYQQCIEKCRDAIRLLERTGDYWQVHIARYQIAASLYRLGDLQGALEEARSNYESGIELGDEQASGIILDIWVRATGGTVPRQILEPELERQRHDAQGKAQVLFAHGLHLLGAGQLNNAQQRIEQAMEVVEAAGVRNAYTLPYWPWLATVLRLQALKLEHLTSQRRHELLQHAETAARRAIRQRWLCKNDLPHAYRELGLIMAMCDRPRKALRYFGKSQKVAKRQQAQYEFAQTLLARSELEAEIGHPAALPHKSEAQAILGELRIYDVQRDVANPTPQPASLSLADRFDAVLDWGRRIASALSPPVILGEARIAALRLLRAEHCLVLQIVDQDGKRALVPATGSIPGSWNESKLIDALRIRRAVAFVEETGIKGNNTADSGTDRSALCTPLYVRGQAVACLYATHEHVRGLFGTDEERLADYIATIAGAALENAAGFTQLQTLNENLEQRVQERTAAVEARSRELAQSNQELERLTQQLLTAQQELTVAKQAAEAASQAKSRFLAIMSHEIRTPMNGVIGMTELTLNTQLSRQQRSQLSVVKDSANALLAILNDILDFSKIEAGRLELESIPMSVRDVVEDAARLFAVPASRKGLELICHVAPEVPKHLLGDPSRLRQIVLNLVGNAIKFTDSGEIYVRVDCREKANDQCVLHFSVQDTGIGISPENQQSIFEAFRQSDSSMTRRFGGTGLGLSISSQLVSLMGGRIWVESRLGEGSGFQFVVPLHLAAIASPAAEPVETQPLESVLPICKTPIPRRAVLISRNIHAREAYAAMLKNWDLEIDVVDPSDDVVSKCQGDAEGKSLADILIVDISAAEPAELDHVEMLQHQLHAAVPIVGIAAPAGRFDLTQRCQELGIEHCVTKPVKMQELEIAVKAAMTAGNELTVQPNSEVQPATMPALHILVADDSPVNQEVATGLLELEGHQVKTANSGRDALELWRQQRFDLILMDVEMHDLDGLAATTAIRQQEARLGRRTPIIAMTAHAVEGFRDRCYAAGMDGYISKPFQPDELYRTIRNLCPQVVRVGT; this is encoded by the coding sequence GTGACTAGCGCGAGAGAAAACACAATCGACCAACCGCAGCGAAATGCCGAACCGCGGATCGTAGGTTCCCGGTTTCAGCTGCGCGAATGTTTAAGCGAAGCTCATCGCATTCGCACGCATGCCGGCCGCAGCATCGACGACGGCAGCGAGGTGATTGTCAAAATCATTCCGGTCGATGCGGTTCATCCAGGTTCTTTGATGCGGTTGGAACATGAGGCCGCGCATCTCCAACGCCTGCAAAGTCCCTGGATGGGGTCGGTGGTCTATGTTGGCCGCGAGCAAAACGAACTGCTGCTGGTTTACCAGCGCGTGCCAGGCATTTCGTTGCGAAAGTGTCTGGGCATACGCCGATTGACGGTAGCGGAAGCACTGGCGGTGGGCCAGGCCTTGTTCTCCGCCCTTCGCGATATGCATCAACATCGGCTGTTGCATCGTGGAGTGCGGCCCAGCAACGTCATGGTTCCCGCAGCTCCTTCGTTGACAAAAGCCACGCTGGTCGATTTCGATCCCGCTCCGGCGTTGCGTTCGGACGAAGGGGCGGCACACGATCCATCGCTCGAAGCGGCCTGGTATCTTTCTCCGGAGCAAGCCGGTTCGTTGGATCAAGATGTCACCGAAGCGTCCGATTTGTATTCCGCCGGAGTAACGTTGTTCCACTGCCTCGCCGGACGGCCGCCGTTCACCGGCAATACACTCGGCGCGATTTTATACGAGCACATGACCGCCAGCGTCCCCGAGTTGCGCAGCTTGGGAATTGCCGTGCCGCGCGCCTTGGACGAAGTCGTGCAGAGATTGCTTCGAAAAGATCCGCGCGATCGTTACCAATCGGCCCTGGCGGTGGTGAGCGATTTGCAGGCCATCGCCATGGCGATGGAGCGCGGAGAAGCGGAACCGGCCCTGGTCATCGGAGCCTGTGACGTCCGTCATACGCTGGCAGAGCCCGCGTTTGTGGCGCGGGCCACGGAACTGGCGGCTTTGGACGAACAAATGCAGCGCACCGAGGGTGGTCAGGCCGGTTTGATTTTGTTGGAAGGAGAATCAGGCGGTGGAAAAACACGTTTGTTGACTGAAACCACGCACCGGGCGACATCACGCGGCTTTTGGGTGTTGTGGGGCCAGGGGACAAACGATGTCGCGCGCTTGCCGTTTTCGTTGCTGCAAGGCGTCGTCGAAGGTTTTCTCTCGGCCGTGGAATCCAATCCGGAGCTTGCCCCCGTAGTTCGAGAACGATTAGGCGATGAAGCGCCGGTCGTCGCTGCCGCGCTTCCGGGCTTGGCAGATGCATTTGGCTCGACGGCGGCCTTTGCCTCCGCTCCTGAGGAAGCGGGCGAAGTCCGTACACTCCACGCTTTAACCAGTTTCCTCAATGCCTTGGGTACGCCGGAGCGGCCCGTTCTGTTGGTGCTCGACGATTGCCAATGGGCGGACGAGCTTACATACCGTTTAATTCGCCGCTGGCAGGCCCAGGCCGAAACGGAAGAGGGCCATCGTCCGGTGTTGCTGTTAGCTGCATTTCGGTCGGAGGAAACCGATGAGCATCATCCTTTGCGGCGTACCAACCCCGCTCTGCATTTGCGCCTGTCGCCGTTTGAAACGGGCGAAATCAAACAACTTGTGGAATCCATGGCCGGTCCACTCCCCGCCGCTGTGATCGACGCCGTCACCCGATTGGCTGAGGGCAGTCCTTTCATGGCCTCGGCTGTATTGCGCGGATTGGTGGAGTCGGGCACGCTTCAACACGAAACAACGGGTTGGCGAGTCGACGCACAGCAAGTGGACGAAGTGCAATCTTCACGCCAGGCGGCTGCTTTTTTGGCTCGGCGGTTAAATCTATTGCCGCCGGACACGTTGCGCTTTCTTTCCTACGGAGCGGTGTTGGGCAAGGAATTTGAGTTAAACGTCGCTACCGAGTTAACGGAGCAGACTCCCGCCCAGGCGATTGCGGCCCTAGATGTCGCACGTCAACGGCGTTTGATATGGCTGCGACCGGACGGTTCGCACTGCGTATTCGTGCATGATAAAATTCGATCCGCTTTGCTCGATTCGCAGGAAGAATCGCAATTGCAAAGCCTCCACGGTCGGGCGGCAAAATACCTGCAACAGCACGCACCCACCCGCAGCGCGGAAATCGCCTATCACTTCGATGCCGCCGGCGATTCTCGCTCGGCTTTGCCTTATGCCTTGCAGGCGGCCGAACAATCGCGCGCGCAATACGCCTTGGAAATCGCCGAGCAGCAATACCGTATTGCCGAACGTGGCTCGTCCGGAGCGATTGCCGCGGTCCGCTATCAAGCCTTGGAAAAGCTCGGCGAGGTGCTCATGCTTCGCGGTCGTTACGACCAAGCGGGCGAAAAACTTCAAGCCGCCGCGATTGCCGCCAACGACTCTTGGGACGAAGCCCAGGTGCTTGGAAAACTGGGCGAATTGGCCTTCAAACGCGGCGACATGGAACGGGCCATTCAAAATTACCAACGTGCGCTTAGTTCGTTGGGAAGATATGTCCCCAGCCGTTGGCCCGTGTTGCTGTTGCTGACGCTTAAGGAAGCCGTGGTCCAAATTTTGCATACGTGCTTTCCGCGACTGTTCGTGCATCGTTTTAAGCGCTTGCCGGATGAGGAAGAGCAGCTCATGCTTCGATTGCTCAGCAATTTGGCTCACGGTTGCTGGTATTGCCGCAGCTTGCTGCACGTAATGTGGGCCCATTTGCGGAACCTGAATTTTGCGGAACGCTTTTTGCCCACGCTGGAACTTGCTCAGGCATATGCTGAACATGCTCCGGGCTTGACCCTGGTCGGCTACCTGAGCCGGGCGCGGGCCTATGCGCAAAAATCACTGGATATTCGTCGGACGTTTGGCGATTGGTCCGGTCAGGGACAGTCGCTGCATTATTACGGCGTCGTTCTGTACGCCGGCTCGCGGTATCAGCAGTGCATTGAAAAATGCCGCGACGCCATTCGACTGTTGGAACGCACCGGCGATTATTGGCAGGTGCACATTGCGCGTTACCAAATTGCCGCCTCATTATATCGACTGGGTGATTTGCAAGGCGCTTTGGAAGAAGCGCGGTCCAATTACGAGTCGGGAATCGAGCTTGGGGACGAGCAAGCCTCCGGAATCATTCTGGATATTTGGGTTCGCGCTACCGGTGGCACTGTGCCTCGACAAATATTGGAACCGGAACTAGAACGCCAGCGGCACGATGCGCAGGGCAAGGCGCAAGTGCTATTTGCTCACGGTTTGCATCTCCTGGGCGCCGGTCAATTAAACAACGCGCAGCAACGGATCGAGCAGGCGATGGAAGTGGTCGAGGCGGCGGGAGTGCGCAACGCCTACACTTTGCCCTACTGGCCCTGGCTGGCCACGGTCTTGCGGCTCCAAGCGCTGAAATTGGAACACCTCACTTCGCAACGTCGGCACGAACTGTTGCAGCACGCGGAAACCGCTGCGCGGCGGGCAATTCGTCAGCGCTGGTTGTGCAAAAACGATTTGCCGCACGCTTACCGCGAATTGGGCCTGATCATGGCGATGTGCGACCGTCCACGCAAAGCCCTCCGCTATTTCGGAAAAAGTCAGAAGGTAGCCAAACGGCAGCAAGCCCAATATGAGTTTGCTCAAACACTGTTGGCCCGCTCAGAGTTAGAAGCCGAAATAGGACATCCCGCCGCCTTACCCCACAAATCGGAAGCGCAAGCCATTTTGGGCGAATTACGCATCTACGATGTGCAACGAGATGTAGCGAATCCAACGCCTCAGCCGGCCAGTTTGTCGCTGGCGGATCGCTTCGATGCCGTGCTCGATTGGGGACGGCGGATTGCTTCGGCCCTATCGCCCCCGGTGATTTTAGGCGAGGCGCGCATTGCCGCGTTGCGGCTGTTGCGCGCCGAACATTGCCTCGTGTTGCAAATCGTAGATCAGGACGGAAAACGCGCCTTGGTGCCGGCTACCGGCAGCATTCCCGGCAGTTGGAACGAATCGAAGTTAATCGACGCCTTGCGAATTCGCCGGGCGGTGGCGTTCGTGGAAGAAACCGGAATCAAAGGCAACAACACCGCCGATTCTGGGACTGATCGCTCCGCGTTGTGCACGCCCTTGTATGTGCGCGGCCAAGCCGTCGCCTGCTTGTACGCGACCCACGAACATGTGCGAGGCTTGTTCGGAACCGATGAAGAACGGTTGGCCGATTACATCGCCACGATCGCCGGGGCGGCCCTGGAAAATGCGGCGGGCTTTACGCAGTTGCAAACCCTCAACGAAAACTTGGAGCAGCGCGTGCAGGAACGAACCGCCGCCGTGGAGGCCCGGTCGCGGGAGTTGGCCCAATCGAATCAGGAACTGGAACGGCTGACTCAGCAGCTATTGACGGCCCAGCAGGAATTGACAGTTGCCAAGCAGGCCGCGGAAGCCGCCAGCCAGGCCAAGAGCCGCTTCCTGGCGATCATGAGCCACGAAATCCGCACGCCCATGAACGGCGTGATCGGCATGACCGAGCTGACCCTTAACACGCAGCTTTCGCGTCAGCAGCGTTCGCAATTGAGCGTGGTGAAAGATTCGGCCAACGCACTGCTGGCCATTTTGAACGACATTCTCGATTTCTCGAAGATCGAAGCCGGCCGCCTGGAGCTGGAATCGATTCCTATGTCGGTGCGCGACGTGGTCGAGGATGCCGCGCGATTATTTGCCGTGCCCGCTTCGCGCAAAGGATTGGAGCTGATTTGTCATGTTGCGCCGGAGGTCCCAAAGCATTTACTCGGCGACCCCAGCCGGTTGCGGCAAATCGTGTTGAATTTGGTGGGCAACGCCATCAAATTCACTGACTCCGGCGAAATTTACGTGCGGGTGGATTGCCGCGAGAAAGCCAACGACCAATGTGTTCTGCATTTTTCCGTGCAGGATACCGGCATTGGTATTTCGCCGGAAAATCAGCAAAGTATTTTCGAGGCTTTCCGGCAAAGCGACAGCTCCATGACGCGCCGGTTCGGCGGCACAGGTTTGGGACTCTCGATTTCATCGCAGTTGGTCTCGCTGATGGGAGGACGCATTTGGGTAGAAAGCCGCCTGGGGGAAGGCAGCGGATTTCAATTTGTCGTCCCATTACATTTGGCGGCAATTGCATCCCCGGCGGCAGAGCCAGTGGAGACACAGCCACTTGAGTCCGTGTTACCCATTTGCAAGACCCCAATTCCACGCCGCGCTGTGCTAATCAGCCGAAACATCCATGCACGGGAAGCCTACGCTGCGATGTTGAAAAACTGGGATCTAGAGATTGACGTCGTAGACCCGTCGGACGACGTAGTTTCGAAGTGCCAAGGCGATGCCGAGGGCAAATCGCTGGCCGATATATTGATTGTCGACATTTCGGCGGCGGAGCCGGCGGAACTCGACCACGTGGAAATGCTACAACACCAACTTCACGCTGCGGTACCAATCGTCGGCATTGCGGCGCCGGCGGGCCGCTTCGATCTGACTCAACGCTGCCAGGAATTGGGAATCGAACATTGCGTGACAAAGCCCGTCAAAATGCAGGAATTAGAAATCGCGGTGAAAGCGGCGATGACTGCGGGAAATGAATTAACGGTTCAACCCAACTCGGAAGTTCAACCCGCCACTATGCCGGCACTGCATATTTTGGTGGCCGACGATAGCCCGGTTAATCAGGAAGTAGCGACCGGCCTGTTGGAGTTGGAAGGACATCAAGTGAAAACTGCCAACTCAGGACGTGATGCGCTGGAACTTTGGCGTCAACAGCGTTTCGATTTAATTCTGATGGACGTCGAAATGCACGACCTGGATGGCCTGGCCGCCACCACCGCCATCCGCCAACAAGAAGCGAGGTTGGGACGCAGGACCCCAATCATCGCCATGACCGCACATGCGGTCGAGGGGTTTCGCGATCGCTGTTACGCCGCCGGCATGGATGGCTATATTTCCAAACCCTTCCAGCCGGACGAACTGTACCGCACCATTAGGAACCTCTGCCCCCAAGTTGTCCGTGTTGGAACTTGA
- a CDS encoding glycosyltransferase family 2 protein, with protein sequence MDSPPFDCKPYSSQWYQQLRGLLGEAGCRRLGFYELPADFLLSVVIPVYNEAATICTLVERVKAAPMRKELILVDDGSSDGSPAILQQLQQENSDDPENRLVVLLHQQNQGKGAALRTGFASASGNVVLVQDADLEYDPSDYARLLQPIVENQADVVYGSRFLGDQPHRVLYFWHYVGNKLLTMLSNCFTNLNLTDMETCYKVFSRRALAEVLPSLRQNRFGIEPEITAKIARHQLRVFELSVSYSGRTYEQGKKIGWRDGVQALWCILRYGFAD encoded by the coding sequence ATGGATTCACCCCCTTTCGATTGCAAGCCGTATTCGTCGCAGTGGTACCAGCAGCTTCGTGGTCTACTGGGCGAGGCGGGTTGTCGTCGGTTGGGTTTTTATGAACTGCCGGCAGATTTTTTGCTCTCAGTGGTCATTCCAGTTTACAACGAGGCGGCGACCATTTGCACTCTCGTCGAGCGTGTGAAAGCGGCGCCGATGCGCAAGGAACTCATCTTGGTTGACGATGGCAGCAGCGATGGCTCTCCCGCCATTCTTCAGCAACTGCAACAGGAGAATTCTGACGATCCAGAAAACCGGCTCGTCGTTCTGCTGCACCAGCAGAACCAAGGAAAGGGCGCTGCCTTGCGGACGGGTTTTGCAAGCGCCTCCGGAAATGTGGTTCTCGTTCAGGATGCCGATCTCGAGTACGATCCGTCCGATTACGCGCGCTTGTTGCAACCGATTGTGGAAAACCAGGCCGACGTCGTCTATGGAAGTCGTTTCCTGGGAGATCAACCCCATCGGGTGTTGTATTTTTGGCACTACGTGGGCAACAAGTTGCTCACGATGCTTTCAAACTGTTTTACAAATCTCAACCTCACCGACATGGAAACCTGCTACAAGGTTTTTTCGCGGCGAGCTTTGGCTGAAGTTTTGCCTTCGTTGCGCCAAAATCGCTTCGGAATCGAACCCGAGATCACGGCCAAAATCGCGCGGCATCAGTTGCGGGTGTTTGAGCTTTCGGTCAGTTACTCCGGCCGAACTTACGAACAAGGCAAGAAAATTGGCTGGCGCGACGGGGTGCAAGCACTATGGTGCATCCTGCGCTATGGATTTGCTGAT